The genomic DNA TGGCGAATATAATGGACCTCATGCTCGTCTTCCCTGAACCACTCTTCCCCATCAACAACACCTGACAATGGAATTAGATAcacttacaaataaaaccttatctAATTTTATCACTATCCATAGCAATATTTTCTTCAATACTAACAATTATAGCTAGTTTAACAGTGAAAACAAGTTTATCTATTTGAATACGTACCTTTTTCTTCATGTTGACTAAGTTTTACTAGGTCAAGggtttaaaactttatgttttGTACTATTGAAAGCCCACAAAGAAATTATTCAATGAtactattgtaaataattataacttaatgaTCTCTTCCCATTATTTATGTCGTGaaagtataacaaaataaattaaatgagaaaACGAAAAGTAGGCGTAATTCCCATTCACGACAAAGCCAATGAAACATTGAGAAATTGAAAATGACACATGACTTGACATCAGACATGACGTACGTCATGACAGTGGAAGATATGGTTCGAGAGTTAATTTACcgatagattttaaatatttatgaaaattatctttaaaatccatttttatatcttttttattttacgagtcTAGTTTTTGTTGAAATGGAAACAGAAACTGATTTTAACAAACTAAATAGTTATGTTTTGGAACGAAGACGGTTATCAGTGCGTCCATTTGTGATTCAGCGgggttattttaaaaataatagtactacAATCAGAATAAAACTATTatcaatgaataataattaagtaaatgtcTTTAGGGCTAATTATTAATCAGGTTAAAGATATGTCATATAATGTTTCTACAATTTGTAGAATTACTTCCTGGCCTACctgttatttaaaaaccttgaacgcattgtttttgtgtgtaatttTGCAAGTCCATGAAATTGTCAAGACTGTCAAGAGGTGCACTTTTGGAAACGTAGAAAACGTGTGATTTTCTTCGATATTCTAACTATTTTCAATATGTTATCACTTAAGTAGATACCAACAAGTTGTTTGATTCTTAAAAATGGCTCGCCATCGTGACGTTCGAAATAGAAGCTACTCCGACGACTACGACGATGACGATGTTTATGGACATTCCGTTGAAGATGAGAGCTATATGTCGCCTAGTGACACTGCACAATGGATATACGATCGGAGTCGTAACCAGCAGGCCATATCGCACTTCATGCAGAGTCACAATGACATCCAGGAGGAACCGGAGGACGATGTTGCCGAGTCCAGTCATCCCGCTCTCGAACGACGCGAGTCCATAGACTTCCGTAGCCTTAACCTTGATGAGGATGACGAGGCCAAGCTCATGTCGTGCCTAGACGAGCTTAGGAATGTTATAGGTGACACAATTTCAGACAATATACTCATACAAACGGTTATTAAGCAcaagtttgattttaataaatctcttgATGATATTTTGAACAGAAACAGTAAGGAGCCAGTATTACCGAAACTAGAGCCGGTAAAACCTGTGGTGATCATAGACCCTGTAAAAGCTCCTGTTATAACAACTATAGAGACAGCACCAAAAGTAATTGCTACTAATCTGGAACCAAAGACTGCTGCAGTTGTCAAAGGATTCAAAGTGAATCAAGATGGCAGCTCTAGCAGTCGCCCGCAAACACCCAGAGACCAATCACCCTGCACAGATAGAGTATCAAAGACTGAACTACTAGATGAAGTTAAAATAACACCTAAAGTGAAAGAAAACAAAGTAGATGCAAACACACAATACTCAAATGAGAGGGGATCTGATAAGGACCACTTGTATATAGTTGTTATAGGACATGTGGATGCGGGCAAGTCCACTCTGATGGGACGACTGCTCTGTGACCTTGGAGAGGTGAACCAACGGACTCTGCACAAGTATGAGCAGGAGAGCAAGAAGATTGGTaaacaaagttttatgtatGCTTGGGTTCTGGACGAAACTGGTGAAGAGAGAGTGAGAGGCATCACTATGGACATAGGAAGAGCACAATTTGAGACCAAGACCAAAAGAGTTATTATATTGGATGCTCCCGGCCATGCCGACTTCATCCCTAATATGATAACAGGTGCAGGCCAAGCTGATGTTGCTCTCCTTGTAGTTGATGCTACTAGAGGGGAATTTGAATCAGGCTTTGACCTTGGAGGTCAGACAAGGGAGCATGCTCTACTAGTGAGATCACTGGGAGTGAGCCAACTTGCAGTAGCAGTGAACAAACTAGACACAACAAATTGGTCCCAAGAGAGGTTTAATGagattacaaaaaaacttaaattcttCCTTAAACAGGCTGGTTTTAAGGACACCGATGTAACATATGTGCCTTGTTCAGGATTAACCGGTGAAAACTTAGTGAAGTCACCAACTGAAGCAGAGTTATTGAAGTGGTACAAAGGACCATGTCTTCTAGAAGTTATAGACAAATTTAATGTGCCTGAAAGGCCTGTGTCCAAACCCTTACGCTTATCTGTTAATGATGTATATAAAGGTACTGGTGCAGGTTTCTGTGTGGCCGGGCGGATTGAGAATGGCATGATCAGTAAAGGAGATAAGGTGTTAGTATGTCCAACTAAAGAAATGGCTGAAGTAAGAAACATAAGTATCAATGAAATGACCAGCAATGTTGCCTTTGCTGGAGACCAGGTCAGTGTGACCCTCTCTGGTGTTGACATGCTGAATGTTGCAGTTGGATATGTACTGAGTTGTCCAGTCCAACAAGTGCCTGTAACTACTAAGTTTGAAGCAAGAATTGTAGTTTTTAATGTCAAGGTGCCAATAACAAGAGGATACCCTGTGCTCATTCATCACCAGTCATTAGTGGAGTCTGCTAACATTGTAAAACTGAAGGCTTTGTTGAATAAAAGTACGGGTGAGCTGATGAAGAAGAACCCGCGTGTTTTGGGCAACAACTGTGTGGCTGTTGTGGATATCGAGGTGTGTCGCCCCATCTGTGTAGAGCGGTACAAGGATGTGAAGGAGCTGGGCCGCGTCATGCTGCGCGTGGCCGGCACCACCATAGCCGCCGGCCTCGTCACCGACATCCTCAAAACCAAATCGATCTGATAAGCTTGTCACTATCAAATGTTATGGCATCCTCCAGACAATCAGAGCCTTCGATTTACCATACGTAATAGggctttttttcaaaatattaattcattatttttagaacattattaaattgaaattgaattttttttttgctcagTTATCCATTCCATGGTATGGAGTTTTATTAGATTAGTTGTTGCCATGTAAGCGATTATGATGTGTATAACGACATGTTTAAGCATCACTTTAGTATATTAAATACGTGGCCTAAGTTTTAAGCTTTTAGTGTCGAATTAGCAAACGCTTTATATCGTCAATCAGATGCCATAACATgaatcgaactgcacatggatATTGTACAATAATGTATCGTGCTATACATCTTAtggttatatttaattaatacttttaaataaatattatttataatgaaaataaatttgttgtaatAGTTAACacaattgcttttattttcttttttgttctacGATCGTGACTACTTAGGTGCCGaattagataaaacaaaatatcagtcGATTGTGATGTAATTTGAGTGCAAGGTTTATAAATTTATGACGCGACGATAGGTAAACAATTACACCGGTATGATAAGAACTTAAAATTAACACATATTATGTCTGAGAGAGCGAATTTCAAGGTTTTTTCGGAAACAGGAGAAGTTGTGATGCCATGGGGTTATAATTCCGCTGAACGAGTTTCTGAGTTCAAATCGCAGACGCTGACTGCTTTTTGTGTccttttatttagaaaatgattattaaaagAATGATAGGTGTTCTTGTTAATTATAAGTTATCCCATTCGCTGCCGATCTAAAGAGTAACAATATTACCCAGTTGCCGCCATACTGTACTATGCAGCCCGCCCATCGGCGGTCCCGGcatcttaattatgtatttttgcccgCCCATTGGCGTTTTCGGCATGAAGCTGCAGATTCCGACATGAATCGTTTGATATCGCATCCAAAAAAATCCTAGAAAGTGCTATTAATTTGACTTAAGATAACGCGAACGCATAATATAAGCCTTCATTGCTTTTATCAGCCAGCCCTTTGTATTGGCCCGGCCGACCGGCAGAAGTGCCGGCCGGCTGTCTGGGACGTTTTAGGCCAAAATTAACCCTGccgaagggttttttttaagtaagagaCGCtccaaatgttttttcttagtattttttcaCAAGTTAATCAGAACTTTCTGTTGATCAATGTTTCGAAGGTTTTACACCTTTATGTGAAATAGatgataacactttatttttatacacgaaaCTCATGCTTAAGAAGTAGCGAGCAGAgaagtttttacataacttaataatagcCGTTAGTCGttctaaaatttacaaaagtttggGACCTCTGATATAAAATCTTCGGCCCGCCCAACGGCGGGCTCGGCATGACAGTATAGAATTgccttttttcaaaacttcaaatatcaGCAGGCCATTTGAGttgcaaatcaatattaataaaacaaatcattacacattatctcATTACTTTCTGACGTTATTTCGTAAAGTTATTgcagtttaaaatcaaaccgcccatgggcggtctcggcgtgaaagttaaaaaattttGCCCGCCGATGGGCGGGCTCGGCACTGAATGGGTTAAGCTACTGATGCCGGACACAAGTGGGCCACCTATGGGCGCGGCGCTAACACGATCTGTATCTATCATCGCCACGCTAGCAGCCAGGTTTAACCAATGTAAAAGTAGAGGTACCTATATTACTTAAGTGGGTAGTAGCCATAttcgttattaataaaaattgttatctatacttctatactaatatataaagctgaagagtttgtttgtttgaacgcgctaatctcaggaactactggtccaaattgaaaaagtatttttgtggtgaatagaccgttcatcgaggaaggctttaggctataaaccatcacgctgcgactaataggagcgaagatacaatagaaaatgtgaaaaaaaacagggcaggtataaatcataagttatatcttctacccacggggacgaagtcgcgggcgacagctagtagtaaatatgtaagtaaaaaCATGTTTGAACAGCTAAAATTGTATAAGAGCAATAATTGTCGAGAGATACACCTTTTATTTAGTGTGATCTTCCTACTGTACATTTGTGGCTtctacttaatattaataattatttttatcagcaTAAAAGTATTATGACAATGCGTGGGCTCGGAAATCAAAGTCGTGAAACAAGTAGTGTAGCAAAGAAAACTGTTTCCAGGAccaaaagatttaatttagatAAGTAGTTGGCCGACGGCTGGCTGTGCGCTGCAATCAACTTAGTTTGTTGCCAAAGCTATCTACGAATAGGCTTTCTTTTTTTGTAGGCTGAGCCGTCGGCTGTCGTtgacaaattaaacaaattgagtTTATAAGACCCGCTTTATGAGTTGTGTACCGAGCACCGAGAGCACCTTGTAAAAACCTATAATTTTTGcatggttttaaaaatagataaagaaaaacaaaatacgagaaagctttaaaataatacgtTTATGTGTGAATATGTCATACTACAATCTCATATTGGCAAATTCCATAAGACCTAACACATGACTCTGgttctaaaattatttgatgatttAGTAAGTACACAGTTTGAAATTTAAGATTCCATGATCTCATCTTAAGTAGTTCAGTCAAATTACTAATATCTAAATACAGAATCTCTATACAGAAACTCAAATGCTTCTTATATCTGACTTCAGCAAAGATCTTGAAATATATTCTTTGACTTCCTAAAGTAGATAGGTATAGTAGAACTTGCAACGAACGAAGTAGTTGTGTCGTGTCAACGTCTGTTTGCCGAGCGGTGCCAAGTGTCGCGCTCGTGGCGGACTCGTGAAATTTAATTTCCTACTAATTTCCCAACACTCGTAGTTCGCTATTTGCTCTCTCAACTATGTTCGCAACCTTTGAGCTGTTTCCAATTGTGTGCTCTgattttcaataatatgtttaccgttattttcaatttaaaacaggCCAATTCATTATTACTAATGGTTTCGTGAATTGCATGAgttctattaattaaaagttgaagCCTTTTAACTGTTTTGGAAGTTGTTACTAACTTAACGGCTGGGAATTATGGAGCAACTGAAACTTTGATTGCAGAAGTCATGACGTGGCAAAGCCCCTGTTAAAATGGTTCGAGCAAAAATTATTGCGACCGCTTAACTTCTAAGAACTTGTGTAACATGCAATTATTGCAAGTAGCATCTGGTTAATGTTATTGCTCTCTTGAGTTCAGGGCTGACTGCGTTTCGTattggtagaaaaaaaaataactggattaatttgttactttttgatAACTATGATTTGATGTTTAGAACCCGGcctttaataaacatattaaacatGCTTTGGAACTTCTTTAACTTTTACACAATAAATCAGTTGAGTAAGTCCACAATTATAAATCTGCCGGGCCTCAGCACTATGTCGTGTAAAGTGGGTCTCGCGTGTTCACTGGCAAGGAAACTAAGATGTGTTGCGGATGGGATGTGGCTTTTAACTGAAAGGTATTTTACTCCGAGCCACGGAACTAAAGATAGAATGTCTAATAgtagctaaatataaatgtaggTCAGGCGTTTTTGGAAGCGTGACGAAAGAAGGCTGCGCTTCAGTCAGAAATATTAGACGCGTTTCTCataaatgctattttttttaataaaaaggtacCTATGCACGTTATCTAATTAATTTTTGGTGTGAAATGTTGTCggtatttatactatttatattttaaagttgcCTAAAGGGAACACTCaaccaaattttaaataattccaagAATTCATAATAAACTTCAACTTCATtacacaacaaaaacatttccagAGCGAAGCCTAAAATACTTTAGACCTAATTCTATTTCAATTTGGTGCggcataaatcataaaattatatccTAAAGTGACAGAAATCTTCTCCGGGGCTCAACTAATTCAATTTAAGGTCATAACGAGGGGCCTGTAATACTTTGCCGCTTAAATTCGTACATTTCGTGTAGCATTCGGCGCCTGAAGAGGCTATTACATGAATAGAGGGTAGGAATAAATCAGGGCCGTCCAGTATCCTCGCTGTTACGCTTGACCTAACTGTAATAATGTTACGTAAACAAATGCCGCCCCGCACTACTCCTctcattattcattaaaaaaaatgaactttattttttgaaaatacaaatCTAGCGATCATAGGCAATATGTCATGCAAAACATGGTGGTAATTTGAACTGAATGAATTTAGATATGAACGCTGAAGCACAACTAAGTGAATACCTAGATACTAAATCAACTTCTGCACTTTTGGAAACCAAATAAAGCAAGCACCAAATAACCAAACCAagtagcaataaaataaatcagatttACTAATCCAAACATCACTTCTATAGTTTcacttaaagatttttttgtcatcAAGGTTCCTAACTTAGGGCgtagaaaatttataaataaattagaaatatggTAGGcatttcacaatttatttgaatctgaagatatttttaagatGAAATAAGGTTAAGACGAAGCAAACGGAAATGTTATAAACAGTAATGATAAGTAGGAAACAGCTAGAATAATTTGGCGTATCTGACAGTTTTGACAGTTTAGAGTGATTCAATCGTGAGTTTATCAAGAGACACAAAGGcttatgtaggtattattgGATGCTCCGAGTTCAAAGAGAGTAGCAGTATTCCATGGAAATCTGTTACATATCGATGTTACCATCCTATCTAACGACTAGCCGCTGGCGGACAAGGAACAACTTGTATTGTAGCCACGGAAACATGTCCAGTTTCAATATTTAccatgaatttataaaatagaacAGTCAAAGTTAAATTTTGATTTCTTGTTTACATAGTCCAGTTGGTTAGGCAGTATTTTTCGGTTTAATAtctgtacatatgtatgtattacaCACAAAAATGATGTGCTTTTTAAACGGTAAAATCATTCTCAAAATCGGTTTACTAATTCCTGAGATCATGCCCTGTGACTCCTTATATTTAcctctttaaaatattggtagacttgaatttaaataattgtatttcttCAGTGAACATTATGTTGCTTAATTTTTTAAAGCGCTCGTTAGATATGTAATTACTCACTTACTTACATGAtgttcttttaatttcaaaatctcAACAGGCGGTAAATTaagatgaatataaaattaataaagtaagcTTACGACTTATTGTGTAGGTAAGCGTTGCCAATAACGTACGTTCTGACgtctatataaatataatgtcaGCATTAATATGTACAAATTGGTATTAAGTTACTTAATCAATGTATACAGGCTATATGAAGAGATATCAAGATTGAGTTCAGAGGTGAGATGTTCTAGATTAACTAAGAGTTACAGCGTCTTATCGGGAAAGCTCGCACGCGCGGAACTTTTCACGCGAGTACCAGCAGCGCTGGCTGTATcgaaatattaacttttaaattaaattttatcgaCAACTAGGGTCGTACTGCACCTGTTAAGTAATAATAGTCGCTGTTTTTTTGCACGCGAagatataaagtattttttacacttGGAAAGGTCAGGTAAGGTAAGTTAGGTATATCTTTTGTTACTTCAAAAGTTCCTGAGAAATTAAGCAGTAGGCGTTTTCCTAAAAGCAAACTGAAAgtactacaaaatttaaaaagtattttacaataaagaaaattccaTGTGTCGAAACGTCAATAAACCTAGTTCAAAAAGCCAGACTGGATTATCTAAAAGCTTGACCAGTTGGATATCGATTCGAACTGCCAAAAGCATCCCCCAGCCCTCGAGTCTCGACGCTCAACAGTTATCTATTTGTAGATACGTGTGTCGCGCCGCTGTGACAGACAGTTCGTCTGGCGGCATGCGGGCTAGCGACGCTTTGTGAACAAAATACATCACGTACTCACATGATTAGCTAGGAATCGTGGAGACAGGGTACAATAAGACTTGTTTTTCTTGCCTAAATGCTTATAGTATTGTAGACCATACTTTCATGTGATAATCTAGTTGTTTTTCTCGTTTTTCCTTTGGGTGAGTCCCAAAAGAGTTGTTGCATTTACgccgttttgttttgtttttatcaaataagACATCAAGTTCTCTCAATCTCATTCTTACAAAAGTAAgccttttctttatttactaGATTGTACTTCTACAATAATAAGGTCTACATTTATGAAGGTTTAGATTGAATTTCCTGAAAGTcgtttttcctatttttaattttacctgcCTCCGTAGTAACAAGCTTTGACGCAGAAATCGTTAAAGCGTAcggaaattacatttttgttcgaTTTCTCACCTAACCCACACTTGGCTCTTTCATATATCTAAGGTTTTCAGGAATTCAGGTTTTCAGAATTGAAAAATACCGTTTGTCTAAGAAGGCTACATCTTTACTCTATAAAAGGTCACTTAGATAATACTTTTGTAAGACAAGAAATCTTTTCTAAAGTCTCTTCGTAAGGCAGTTGAGTGTTTTCAGTGCACTCGGTGGTCCATGCACtgattaattaaagttacaaaCCGGACGAGTAGTAATTACGGAAGCCTCGGCCCAACTCGACCGACTCGCCCCGGCTCGGCTCGACTCGTACTGATTAGCATTTCGCTGTAAGCCGATTACAGGGCGGGGGTCGGCAGAGTGATAAGCGTCCTAACTGTTTGTTGTGGCCATCTTAAGCAGGGATACCATGTAATGACCCGTGTTTACATACGAGGATATTGTGGAGACCCTTAGTTTTGGGACGGATATTTTTGATAACACgttattatgttacaaaaaggtcaccttttttatatttcaatatagCTTAAATATTGAACCATAAATAAGTtgataaaaacatattacttAGGTACAAAAAACAAGCTGcccttttgtaattttaattttgcgcGATTgcataatgttttttgttactgGTGTATGgcatattgtattttttttctactccCATAGCATATCTCTTACCATAGCATAGGAAAAACATCGtagttaaatatgtattagtaaTATACTCATGtctatttatcgggatcgcccaaCTAGTTTAGTACCCAACCGATCGCGAGCTTAAAAAGTACGTGTTTATGTTATAATCTAATTGCGGGACTAAAAGTGCCTTTTCGTTTATCATGCCTATCGGTAAATCAGCCAACATCCTCCCCTCAGTACATTTTTCCTAGCAACATTTTTCATATTGTGCCTTTATCTCGACATAGCTTTAAGAAAATTTCCTTGAGCTTCGTACATAAAGTTCCCCACACTCCTGCCGCTGTAATGAAAAACCCTTACCGCTTAGCCGTACTAACGTACGGCTTCCATCTAGCCCGTGTTGTATCTAGACGCCCTGGGACTTAACTACGATCTATGAGGATAGACGTGAATTTATAGTTTCAACGCGTAAATACGTAAGCTGGAAACAAAGTTCTAAACTAGaagtgctttttattttaaaataatgctcTTCTTAATTAAGTGTGGTAGACTCAGCTTATAGCTAGCTTAAGCAGTTTAGTGCTTTTTTTGCACGTTTTCGGCAGCTTTCggcgtttttaattattttaagcccAAGTTTTTCCAAAGCACGTAAACCCTCATTAcgtaatctaataaaataaccaaACTCGTTAAATTTTTTCAGATCATCAATCGCAGTCTTGCGGGACTCCATATTTACCTATCACCTCGATGTCATACCTAATCAATATTTCAGTAAATGCTCTGTTTAAATAccattatttatctaaaatgtgCACGATCGTGTCATGTTACCTATTTAACATAAGCATTTTGACCACAGCTGTGGGTGTTATCACGGATATTAGGTAACCCTCCCGGCAACACGCTCTACTGCCTTGGCCCGAAACAAGTATCTTAggtcacacaaatatttgaccCGTGCAGAAATCGACACTTACCGCGACCCTCACCTCTCTATCACTTATCTACCGttctaattttaacttaaaataagcttcattttaaaattttacctcTTTTGTGATTTATGCATATCTATGACGTAAGCTTTTTctattgacataaaaatgaCATTGATAGTTGTTATAAAGTCAGTAAACATGACGGCAAACGATCCCAAGTTTGTTGCTACGATATGAGA from Trichoplusia ni isolate ovarian cell line Hi5 chromosome 4, tn1, whole genome shotgun sequence includes the following:
- the LOC113492864 gene encoding HBS1-like protein, with the translated sequence MARHRDVRNRSYSDDYDDDDVYGHSVEDESYMSPSDTAQWIYDRSRNQQAISHFMQSHNDIQEEPEDDVAESSHPALERRESIDFRSLNLDEDDEAKLMSCLDELRNVIGDTISDNILIQTVIKHKFDFNKSLDDILNRNSKEPVLPKLEPVKPVVIIDPVKAPVITTIETAPKVIATNLEPKTAAVVKGFKVNQDGSSSSRPQTPRDQSPCTDRVSKTELLDEVKITPKVKENKVDANTQYSNERGSDKDHLYIVVIGHVDAGKSTLMGRLLCDLGEVNQRTLHKYEQESKKIGKQSFMYAWVLDETGEERVRGITMDIGRAQFETKTKRVIILDAPGHADFIPNMITGAGQADVALLVVDATRGEFESGFDLGGQTREHALLVRSLGVSQLAVAVNKLDTTNWSQERFNEITKKLKFFLKQAGFKDTDVTYVPCSGLTGENLVKSPTEAELLKWYKGPCLLEVIDKFNVPERPVSKPLRLSVNDVYKGTGAGFCVAGRIENGMISKGDKVLVCPTKEMAEVRNISINEMTSNVAFAGDQVSVTLSGVDMLNVAVGYVLSCPVQQVPVTTKFEARIVVFNVKVPITRGYPVLIHHQSLVESANIVKLKALLNKSTGELMKKNPRVLGNNCVAVVDIEVCRPICVERYKDVKELGRVMLRVAGTTIAAGLVTDILKTKSI